The following proteins are encoded in a genomic region of Bacteroidales bacterium:
- the rpoN gene encoding RNA polymerase factor sigma-54 translates to MLNQRLQQKLLQKLSPQQIQLIKLLEVPTLQLEQRIKKEIEENPALEEGSEDVLENNEDEISEEENIIDEQNEFSLEDYINEEDTPAYKLSSKNYSPDDEKKEIPFSIGSTFHEHLKSQLGLRILSEKQIVLADYIIGNIDEAGYLRRKPNEIVDDIVFAQGITTKEEEIDEILMIIQDFDPPGIGALDLQECLIIQIERKDITIYEINLARKILKHHFTEFTKKHYDKILLKLDITEEDLKIAIDEILKLNPKPGSSFSDAQNKFSPTIIPDFSIDFINGELQLTLNSRNVPELKVNRTYADMLETYSLNQKKKTKNERETISFVKQKLDSARWFIDAIKQRQNTLILTMNAILKYQEEYFIDGDEKRIKPMILKDIAERTGLDISTISRVANSKYIQTHFGIFSLKSFFSESMQTISGEEVSTKEIKNILKECVDNEGKRKPLTDEKLTSILREKGYKIARRTVAKYREQLNIPVARLRKEL, encoded by the coding sequence ATGCTTAACCAACGATTACAACAGAAATTATTACAAAAATTATCTCCACAGCAAATTCAATTAATTAAGCTGCTGGAGGTGCCTACATTACAACTTGAACAACGAATAAAAAAAGAAATTGAAGAAAACCCTGCACTTGAAGAGGGCAGTGAAGATGTTCTTGAAAATAATGAAGATGAGATTTCTGAGGAAGAAAATATCATAGACGAACAAAATGAGTTTTCTTTAGAAGATTATATAAACGAAGAAGATACTCCAGCATACAAATTGTCATCAAAAAATTATTCTCCTGATGATGAAAAAAAGGAAATACCCTTTTCAATAGGTTCAACTTTTCATGAGCATTTAAAATCACAACTCGGACTTAGAATTCTTAGTGAAAAACAAATCGTACTTGCCGATTATATTATCGGAAATATTGATGAGGCTGGATATTTAAGACGAAAACCTAATGAAATAGTTGATGACATTGTTTTTGCACAAGGTATAACAACTAAGGAGGAAGAAATAGACGAAATTTTAATGATAATACAGGATTTTGATCCCCCTGGAATTGGAGCATTAGATCTACAAGAATGTCTAATTATACAAATTGAGAGAAAAGATATTACTATTTACGAAATAAATCTTGCAAGGAAAATATTAAAACATCATTTTACTGAATTTACAAAAAAGCATTATGATAAAATATTATTAAAATTAGACATTACGGAAGAAGACTTAAAAATAGCGATTGACGAAATATTGAAATTAAATCCAAAACCCGGAAGTTCTTTTAGTGATGCTCAAAATAAATTTTCTCCTACAATAATACCTGATTTTTCAATTGATTTTATTAATGGTGAGTTGCAGCTAACTCTCAACTCAAGGAATGTGCCGGAACTTAAAGTTAACAGAACATATGCAGATATGCTAGAAACATATAGCCTAAATCAAAAAAAGAAAACTAAAAATGAGCGAGAAACAATATCTTTTGTCAAACAAAAATTAGACTCAGCAAGATGGTTTATTGATGCCATTAAACAAAGACAAAACACTCTTATCCTTACAATGAATGCTATTTTAAAATATCAGGAAGAATATTTTATTGATGGTGATGAGAAAAGGATAAAACCGATGATATTAAAAGATATTGCCGAAAGAACCGGTCTTGATATTTCAACAATTTCAAGAGTTGCAAACAGTAAATATATTCAGACTCATTTTGGTATTTTTTCGCTGAAATCATTTTTTTCAGAAAGTATGCAAACTATATCCGGCGAAGAAGTATCAACAAAGGAAATAAAAAATATATTAAAGGAATGTGTTGATAATGAGGGTAAAAGAAAACCCTTAACAGATGAAAAATTAACTTCGATACTAAGAGAAAAAGGATACAAAATTGCCAGACGCACTGTTGCAAAATATAGAGAACAATTAAATATTCCGGTTGCACGGCTTAGAAAAGAACTGTAA